The DNA segment GGAGGCGCGCGGCCtgaaggaggaggtggagaaggtggagaaggtggagaaggtggaggaggtggaggaggtggaggaggtggaggaggatggAGGAGAAGCCGAAGGAGGGCGAGGCCGAGGTCGCGGAGCCCTGGTTGTCTAAGTGGGAGCGCCAGTGCCTGGCCGAGGCCgagcaggaagagcagcagctccccgagctgcaggaggaggcggcCGCCGAGGCGGCAGGGCTGAAGAGCGAGCAGCAGAAGCTGTGGCACCTCTTCCAGATTTCGGCCACTGCTGTGGCTCAGCTCTACAAGGATTCTGGGTGCCCACAGCCAGGACTCTCCGTGTGGGACCCCTTCCAGCATGCGGCCATGGCCGTGACCAGCCTGTACAAAGAGAGCGGGAATGCCCACCGACGAAGTTTTGAGCTAGGCGTCCAGGTTGGCTACCAGCGTCGCATCAGAGATGTGTTGGAGTGGGTGAAAAAGGGCCGAAGCACTATTCGCCGCGAAGATCTGATTAGCTTTCTCTGTGGCAAagctccccccgcccctgccccgccacgCCCTCCCAGGACGTCCCCGAAGCCGCTCACTGGGGCCGCTGGCCAGGCTGCGGCCACCGAATCCAGCTCATCAGTGGACGTCGACCTACAGCCTTTCCACGAGGCTATAGCCCTACACTGCCTCAGCGGCGCGATGGCGGGAATCAGCATGCGGTCTGGCGCGCCTGGCTCCCCATCTCAAGAGAGTGGTGTCGCCAGCAGTGGCCGCCGAAGAAGTAGCTTCTTTGAGGACGACCTCAACCCAGAAGAAGTTGCCCAACACCTGGACAGTGGGGGGACCCGCAAGCGCACCTCGGCCCGTTGCGGTGATGGCATCACAGACTCCCCAACCTACAAGCGCAACCGAATGGTCTAAAACTGCGTCACTGGTCACCAGCCACCACATTGCCTGAGCG comes from the Oryctolagus cuniculus chromosome X, mOryCun1.1, whole genome shotgun sequence genome and includes:
- the HAPSTR2 gene encoding HUWE1-associated protein modifying stress responses 2: MEEKPKEGEAEVAEPWLSKWERQCLAEAEQEEQQLPELQEEAAAEAAGLKSEQQKLWHLFQISATAVAQLYKDSGCPQPGLSVWDPFQHAAMAVTSLYKESGNAHRRSFELGVQVGYQRRIRDVLEWVKKGRSTIRREDLISFLCGKAPPAPAPPRPPRTSPKPLTGAAGQAAATESSSSVDVDLQPFHEAIALHCLSGAMAGISMRSGAPGSPSQESGVASSGRRRSSFFEDDLNPEEVAQHLDSGGTRKRTSARCGDGITDSPTYKRNRMV